Genomic DNA from Hordeum vulgare subsp. vulgare chromosome 2H, MorexV3_pseudomolecules_assembly, whole genome shotgun sequence:
CGCATAACGAACACTGAGCTGGTAGAAATGAAACTTCTCCTACCTATTTATTTTGTTCTACATGTGGCATATACCACTCTCGTGTCTAATTGAACAAGTAGCAACTATACAAAGCATGTGTCCAATGCACAACTATATGTGTCGCGGCCTTTTTTTTAGGATCAACATGTGACGCGATCTTACGAGGCACTAGTTAGACATTTAGCAGTGGTGTTTTTCATTGTTCttacttttttgttttgtttttcttccaCTACACAAGAATAATATTCCAAGTCAATCTTCCGGGGGAAGGGTGCTTTTTTCCTTCTGCATTTGCATGTTCACCCTCGACATAAAATCCCACATAATGGTGGCAGTTGCACCTTCATCCTCAACATGCAATTGTTACCAGGTGTGTGTTGTGTGTCTGTGTGTGCGCGCCTCTAGGGGAACTATATCCCAAGATGACCCTCGCCCACCgccgggggggggaggggggggggtgatttcCTTCTTCTCCGGTTGCATGTTCATCATTGACACTAGGCATGCAACTACAAGTGTCTTCCTCAACTGGAACTGCATGACTTCCCTTCCCACCGCAACTGACCTTTTGTTATGTCGGAGGATGGCAGGAGAGGGAGGGTAGTTGCATGTCGAACACTAGACACACAACTGCAGTGTCGCCAGCGACTGCAATTGCACATCTAGTTATCTGACTGCAACTGACCTTTGTTTTGTGGGGCGGTGGTGAGGGAGGGGAGCAATTGCATGTCTTTTTTTACCAAGAGTGTGGAGGGAtcattttcattgttgtttttattaTATTACataaaaatttatagtttcttttTTCCATTTCCCTTTTTGTTTTGTTACTTAAATAAGTTATAAAGCCCCACTTATATTTGTGTGTGTCTAAACTGTCGATAAAAATAATGTAGTAGCCAaagttttttgtttatttttgttaTCTAGTCTCCTTGTTTACATCTGGTAGTTAGAATATTTTTTGTCAGATTTTTTTAATCTACTAGACAGTATATTTTCAAACTCTATgtgaatttattttttctataaTTTAAGCTCTGTAGAAACAGATTGACGGAAGTTCTAATTGATGTGGCAAGAcattttttttgtcttgcaaattTGTTCTGACATCGTAACTAATAATTGTTGGGCATTTGTCCCGATTATATATTTTTGTTCAGATTTGTATTTTTGAAATGTGTGACTGTCCATTATCAAAGTGGCGTCTCTAGCAAATTGTTTTTAGGGCATGATATGTTGGATTACTATCagttactcccttcgttcctaaatataagtctttttatcgATCTCATTATGgattacatacaaatatatatacacatactttaaaatatagatttaCTCATCTTGTTTCGAATGTAGTCTGTAGTGGAATCTTCAaagagacttatatttagaaacgaagggagtataatcAGAAGTAGTAATTCTCTTTTGTCAAAAATCATAGCAGCTAGCTGTTTTTTATAGACATTGTTCATGGCTGCTGGGAATTAACATAATCGCAAAATTTACAAAGCTACGATTTTTTTCCATCAAACTAGCACACATGTGCATAGTTGATGTATTTTCTTACTTCCTCCATTCCTTAATGTAGAGCATATAGATTTTTTAGAAAGTCAAACTTGATTAACTTCGACCATGTTTGTGGATGAAAATATTTACATCTAGAATGTCAAGCATATATATATCATTACATTCATCATAAGACACagttttatattttatatatttgatATTGTAGGTATAAATAGTTTTATTTCTAAACTTGGCTAAAGTTTACGAAGTTTGACTTTCAAGAAAATCTATACGCATTATAttatggaatggagggagtatttttttttcaagcgtaccaaacaagcacacacacacacacaacaagtTTAGTGCTTCTTGGTACAAAGATTAATCACTTCAACACATATCGCCTGGGCCGTTCTTTTTCTATTGAGGACCTATTTTGATGTGTcaaagaaaacaaataagcatGCTAACCCAAATACACAAACGAAGTAAAAAGGCcgtcccaaaaaaaagagaaaggtcTGGTAGTTCTCGGGTGCCTAGGGACCCTCTATGAATagtaaattttaaaaaataaaaaagaataaaaaaatctAAGGCTTTGCAGCATCAAAGATGATTAAACTTTATAAGTGTCTCCAAGTTTTCATGTTAAAATATCATGTAAAGAAAGATATACAAACGACTTTTAGATTTCAGTGCTAAAAGTCCTCAAAACTTGAAGCACTGAAATCTTATTCGTGTGTAGAGCTCCTCGAATGATTTTTTTTGCATGAAAACTTGTAAGCACCTATAAATTTTATCATCCTTGATGCTACAAAATTTTATACATTTTTACTTTTTATAGAGGTGCCTAGGCACCTGGGAGCTCTCTTAGATGACGTCAACCGACTGAGACTGAGTCATAGACAGACCCTATTACAAACCAATAATCAGCTAACTTTGCAATTTGAATTCTAACTAGAGTTCAAGTGACCTCGCTTGTTCTATTATATGCTCTGAACCGAGGTTAGTCTAGATCGCTTAAACTAGACTCATTCGCACCTACAAGTTGCTTAAAACTAGTTGGTTCAATTATATTGTCTCATGTTTGCTTAAATTCGATATATAGCACCTTTAGACCATGCAAAAGCATCGCAAATAATTTTGTTTCACAAAGAGAACACTAGCGATAATTTTGAACAACTGCCTTTCCATTCATTCACATGCAGCACGGTTAATTTCTTTGCCCATCCTAGTACAAAGCAATCGCTTGGAAAAACATAAGCCAATCCAAATCGTACGCGGAAGGATCTACGTTGCTCCGATCCGAAATAAGATCGAGCAATTCCAGCCAGGGCTGCTACCACTGCTCCACAGCAAAacatggcgcagcagcagcagcagcccccaACTCCACTTCTCATCGTGCCGACGGAACAAACGGCGGACGGCGGCGGCCGGCTGGTCATTGCAGGTCGGCGCCGGCGATGACCTGCTGCATGTACTTGCAGGACCTCTGGTAGCTGACGAAGCCCATGAACCAGAACTCGAAGCCGTCGACGGTGGCGACGTGGATGTACTTCTCCTCCGGCCGGTCGACGTTCTCGCTGGGCCGCACCTTGTCGATCCGCTTGAGCGGGACGACCACCTTGTAGGAGGCGCGCGCCACGTCGCCCCTGGGGGAGGTGACGGTGACGGGCCGGTCGCTGCGGAAGGCGATCTTCTTGGTGGAGACGAAGAGCATCCCGGCGATGGGCCCGCCGGTGGTGTAGAGGTAGCACTGCAGCGCCTTCACCAGCCGCTCGCCCTTGTCCGCCGTGAACGCCTTCCGGAACACGCGCTCGATCCCGCCGGCCTGCAGGATCTTGGCCCCCAGGCTCAGCTTCCCCTTCACGGTCTCCGATATCTTGGGACCCAAGGTCACTGCACAATAACAAGATGAACAATATTGGTAAGAACACAAGCACCTTTCTTCACGTATCAACATTTAAGATATAACAGCCGTTGAATTACAGAGAAGAAACATGTATGCACGATCGAGTGCGTGCTAGTACTCACCATGCTCACGGAAGCCTTGCGCCCTTCTGCTCAGCTTGCTCACCCAGTGGACAACCTGACCCTTGCTGCCtgtagaatcaacacacaatctaaTTAGCATAGGCCTTGCTATCCTTGCTTAATTTGCATGCATGTGCATGCATCTCTGAAGTCTGATGGCACAATAGTATGACCGTGATCGGGACTTACTGTGCTTGTAGCCGAAAGACGTGTAGGGGCTGGGATGCGTCAACGAGACAGCAAGGTGATCGCCGTCGGCCTTCCTGAACGACTGGCCGTCCCTGGCGGACGACGCCTTCTCCTCTATCCCGTACGCCTCGGAGGTCACTGGAACTCCCACGACATGGCCGCCGCTGCTCGACTTCATCTTGATCTTGGCTGCTGAAGAAAGCTTGACGAAGAACGATCGATCAACTAGGTGGTGGGTTAACTTAGCGAGTAAGGTATCGGGGATTGGTACCGGAGTGCCGGCGGGGAGGGCGGGGTTTTATAGGCGGCGGCATGGTGGATCGATCCTTTTGGCAAAGGCAGCGGACATGCGGAGTCAGCAGCCGGGCCGGCCGAGTCACCGGCGGATCAGAAAGGCGGGCGCGGGCGTCCACGTTCGTTCTGGTGTGCGGCCGCGTCATCTCTTAGCTAGCTAGCTAATTTGGCCTGGCGGAGCGAGGTAGAGGCGGAGCTTTAGCTTTGGGCGCCGGTGGGGCAGggccggagccggagccggagccggagcgGCGCCTTTCCATGCGAGGCCAGGTGAGGTGCAGTATATTCATTCGCCCGAAAGCGCGGTTCGAGATTTCTCTATGCATGGGATCGATCGGGGCAGATGGCTACGTGCGGTGTGTTCTCTGCCGCTTTCCAGGAAGCGCCCCATGTGCCTGCACATTCTCGCGCGCGCCGGATTATACTGGTAAAGCCGGGTGGCGCCGTGTCGGGGGCAACCAACAACGGGCCCGATCCATGCGCAGTGCAGCAGGGACCAGGACCAGCAGTAGGATTTAGTAGTATAAGATTTCTTGTTATAGGGATCCAGCGATCGATCCATGCCTGCGTAGATGACTTGCATGCATTGCACTCGGACGGTATGGCACTGTATCATATCGgtaacatgcatgcatgcatgcatgcatgtggaccatgTGTATGTACAGATCCTCTTCCAAGTTGCAATGTTGACTCGCTCCCGTGGTCGCCGCGCAATGGATCGCCAGCCATGATCCATCAACCGATCCACATCCACGTGGAAGTGTGGAAACATGCATGGCAAGCATCACAGGCAACCATTTCAGAGAAAAGGTCGACCTGAAGTGAACACCTCTAAAGTCTACCGCCTAGGCGTACTCGCTATGAACAGTTTGGCAACTGCCCTGGTTTACCCACCCGTCCAAGTTTCCGTTCTTGCTACCCTACCCGCAAATCTGAACGTCCTGTTCACCGTCAGACCCCACGCAGCACCGAGTCAGCACCCTCACCTAACGCTGCATGGACGCAACCGTCGGCCCGGGGCGCGCGGTACGTGTCCGCCCGGTTGCGGTGCACTGGCCGTGGCCGGCGCGGCCGGCATGGGCGCCATGCCGTCCCTGTCCACCGGATCTGAACCGGCAACCACGAGGCCGTTGCGAGGTCGGCCGCTGCACTGCTCCCGATCGAATCCGCGAGGGTTGGTTGGTTGCTCCTGCTCTGTGCGCGCTGCTCGTTCGCGACGTCGGCCTGCCGCGTTGCCTTGTCACATGGAGAGGCCGCAGCCACCTACTCTACTCGTCGGAGGCGGATCCCGGCTTTCGGGGTGGGGCTCGCCGTCGTCCCCAGCGTATCTGCGCCGCGGACTACGTGTCGAAGCCGAGGCGGAGTTGCCGAGGGTCGGGAAAGCGAGAGATCACGGGACGGGATCGGTCTCAGGCCGACCAAGGATCGTCCTTCCCAAAAAGATGGATGATGGCGGAGCGGGATAGGAACAGTGATGTCCTGCGCCTACCTCCAATAATGCTCCGGCACCTACGATGCAGATGTAAACGTATCATATTTTCCAGTGTGTTTTTATTACTGGATAAAGTGCTGACCCGGAATCCATACCAACGACGTTTGATGTAATACGAAGATTTCTAGTAAACTAACAGGTGAGTGCTTGAATCTTAACTAGGGCAATGCCTGATACGGGTAGAAgggggaaattcctcaagcatacAGGAGGCACTAAAGTTTCTCTTCGCGCATCCCGCACATTTTCGTTGATCATGCATTGTGATTCCTAATGAAGCTTAAATTATGGAGATTCAGTAGGAAGGTTAAATTTAAGCACCTAACGAAGAGAGGCGAATGATATGCTGCAACACGGCCTACATTTTTTCATTGTTTCCGCACCAATCATATAAAATTTATCACCTATTAAAGATTCACATGCACATTATGTTGTCTGACTTCTCTTCTATCATCTTATTTCTTCACCAATTACATCTACATCCAAGGGTAGCGCGAGATAGCAAGAGTGTTGTCATGTGCCTACCTCTAATAATACTCCTACACCTACGATGCAATTGTAAACATGTGTTTTATTAGATCAAATGTTAACCCAGAATTCATACCAACGGCCTTTGTTGTAATACATAGATTTCTAAAGTGACACGTGAGTGCATAAATCCTAATTAGGGAAAGTTCGGACATTACTACAGAAGAAGGCGAAAAATGCATCAAGCATACAATGAGAACTAAAGTTTCTCTTCACGCATCCCACCTTTTCGTCCACCACTGTGATTCGCAAGAAGGCTTCAATTTTGAAGATCAAACGTAAAGGTGGAATTTAAGCACCTAACAAAGAGAGGCGAATGATATGTTGCAATAGGACCTAAATATTCTCATGGTTCCACACCAATTATGTAAATTTGCTTTACTATTTAAAAACCACGTGCACATTACGTTGCGGACTTCTCTTGTATCATCTTCCTTCTTCACCAATTATACCTACCTCCAAGGGCAGGGCGAGATAGCAATGGTGATGTCTTCTGCTACCTCTACACCCACTCGCGGAGCTTGGCTAGATCTTTGAAGGGGCAATGGGCTAGGGGGAGAGGGCATAATTATGAGGTTTGGCCTATTTTTACTGATCAACACAAAAACTAGCAAGTAGTAGGCGAATTTTTCTTGAGCTGTGGGGCCATCGCCCAGGTTGGCCCGCATGAAGCGCCGCCACTGTATGCAGCTACGATGTAGATGTAAGCATATCATGTTTTCCAGTGTGTTTTATTAGACCAAATGCTAACCTAGAATTCATACCAACGGCCTTTGATATAATACATAGACTTCTAAACTACACGTGAGTGGTTGAACCTTTACTAGGACAATGTCTGCACGTTGCTACGAGCAGAAGGTGCAAAATGCATCAAGCATACAACAAGAACTAAAGTTTCTCTTCACGCATTCCACCTTTTCATCGACCATTGTGATTCTCAAGAAGACTTAAGTTTTGAAGGTCAAATGGGAAGGTCAAATTTAAGCACCTAACAAAGAGATGCGAATGATATGTTACAACAGGACCTAATATTCTCATGGTTCCACATCAATTATGTAAAATTTCTCTGTTGTTAAAGATCCACATGTACATTATGCTACCGACTTCTCTTTTACCATCTTTTTTCTTCACCAATTGTATCCACCTCCAAGGGCAGGGCGAGACATATAGCAAGGATGATGTCCCGTGCTTCATTCCAATAATACTCTTGCACCTacgatgcatatatacacatatcATATTTTTTCTATGTGTTTTAGTAAATCTAAAAGTATGTACAATCGGACTTAGCAAATCCGCCCCACTAAACGTTCACAAACGCGTCCGGTCAGTGTACAATCATGTCCATTTTGAGCCTTTATTTTTTCATTCATGCATACATACTCCTCATTTTCCCCTTATTTGTTCGGTCTCTTGCATGTGATTGTTGAAAATGAAGAGAGAGAAAATGTAGTACATGATGGGTCTTGTCCTACATGGTGGACTGTCCGGACGCAAAAATCTACGAGCCCTcatatccttcctatgttttatcttAATATAAGGACAACTCACACATATAGAGATGGTACGAGGGATCCGGTTGGGTCactttttttccttctctctaCTATATGGTCATTGACCGGGCACATCTGTAGATTGCTGAGGGGAATTTGTGGAAGCCATGTGTAGATGCTATACTGCTAACCCGGAATTGATACCAATGACCATTGTTGAGAAAATTCTTAATTGATAGCTGCCCGGTTCGCTCATGAGTAGGGGCCAACGACCTTTGATGTAATACAAATATTTCTAATAACTAACGCGTGATTGCATGAATCTTAGTAAAAATGGGTTTGTTTTGAGTCAGAGTACGAGGATAGAATGTCACAGTTATGTTATCGATTGGGTTGCTTTGGAGAGAGACTTATTAGACAttactaccccccccccccccccaccatttCTGCACTAGTTTGTCTTGATTGTTCGGCCTCCCCACCTTGATTGAGGATTTTGTGGCAGCTTGCTCTTTTAGTTTCagtgaggaagaacaagaatagacTGGAGGTGCATGGCATGAAGACAAGGAAATTGACAATCTAGGCTTAACAGGGGCTCACAAGGTAGTAAATGTAGAAATTTCGAATTTAGAATTGGTTCTTTAGGGGGCAGGGAGGATTATAACAGACACAATAGCAGAAAATGGGATCATTTTGATGGAGTATATGGTGATGGAGGATTTAGAGGTGGTTTCCGTGGGAACAATTGTGGTTGTGGTGATGTAGAGGTCTTTTAGAAGAATTGAGGTGTAAGTTTCCCTAATTAGACATGCCCTAAGGGTCAAAGTAATGGGGGATGGCAAGGTCAGTTTAGTAATAACCTCTTTATGCCTGACCAAAGGCATGCATTTGGAGCACAACAACAAGGGGTACGCATGGGCAATCTAGGTCCTTATAATCAACAAATGGGTGGAATAGCTTAGATGGGGAATTTGCGGCAGTTGCCATTACAATTTCCTTTGTCAATTTAAAATTTCCCTCAGTTGATGTGTGTTGGCTTGGGAATGGGGCTGGTCAGTTTTATGCACACTTAACAAATGGGACAACACTATCAGTAGCTCATGTCTAATGTTCCTAACACAAGTGTGTTGTATGTGCCCTCAAATGACAAAGAGGTGTCCAACATGGAGTCTTGCCACAAAAGGGAGAGAAAAGATGGCTGAATTAGGGATCACATATGTGGCAAGTGCAAAGGGATTGGACATGGGAATAAAGATTGAGCATGTAATGTCTACTGCGTGACAAAATACTAAAGAGATTTCCTCTACTGAACATGCAAACTCAATGCCAATTATTAGTGTGAATTCTTGCGAACTGAATGGAACTTACTTATCCCAAGATTTACATAGCATGTTTGACTGTAGCTGGGCTTGGAGGGCCAAATTACAAAACCAAAGACTTTTCTTATGATGTGTCCTAACATGGCCAAGATCATTGAAGTGAAGAACTTCAAGTTGTGTTTCCTTGCTTTGTATAAATGATGTCATAGAGGTGGATTTTTTAACCTAATGATAGAGCTAGAGGAAAAATACACTCCATTTGGGTGACCATGTCTCGAGTACCTCATTGCTTCATACACCTTATGGAGGGTTGTGATATGTTTTCTGCATTTGGGCTAATGGTGAAAGTGGATGGGGAAAACTTGCATGCCAGGAAGAAATTGGAATCAAGGTGGGAGTTGTAGATTTGCATATAATTCATGCATGACTCATATCAACAACAAAGAGTTGTTGTTATATGATTACTACTACACAACTGGCCAATATATATAGTGTGAGGCAAAAAAAGCCCATTAGTATCAAGACTTGTGCGTGCATATAGATATTATTGAAGCTTTGGCATGCAATCCAGAAACAATCCTGTATTAGGCATGCCTACAACCGGCCTATCATGTAAACCTAGACCCTCTCCGTATCTATATAAGCCCGGATGTTTAGCTCTTAGAGGCCAACTTATTCACCCTAGGGTTAAAACATACACAACGATCTTGATCATCATCCTCTACTCGATACCCCATGATCAATACAATCAaagtaggacatagggttttacctcttcg
This window encodes:
- the LOC123427297 gene encoding GEM-like protein 4, whose protein sequence is MKSSSGGHVVGVPVTSEAYGIEEKASSARDGQSFRKADGDHLAVSLTHPSPYTSFGYKHSSKGQVVHWVSKLSRRAQGFREHVTLGPKISETVKGKLSLGAKILQAGGIERVFRKAFTADKGERLVKALQCYLYTTGGPIAGMLFVSTKKIAFRSDRPVTVTSPRGDVARASYKVVVPLKRIDKVRPSENVDRPEEKYIHVATVDGFEFWFMGFVSYQRSCKYMQQVIAGADLQ